The genomic region ATGGTGGTAAAGGATCTGGATTTCCCATGGCATTATTCTTTCAAGGAGAGGGGGAAACATTATAAAGCACTGACATTGGATTTGGTGAGAGATGACATATCATAAGGCCTAGAAATAGGATTTCGTGAACTCCTTGACATGAGCATTTGTGAGGATAAAACATGACGTATTTCCATTTTCGAAGGGATGTGGGAGATGAAGCGTGAGATGTTTCATTAGATTCTCAAATGTGTCAAGCCAGAATTTTTATTGGAAAAGAATTCAGTTTGATTCAAGTTTGGATTTCTGTTTAATTAATTTTGCAGGACAAAGTAAAACTTTCTGTAGGAAATGGTAGGAATTAATAATTCTGTCCTTGCAACCTTATTGAGATGAATATTATTTGGACTATTTCTCTTTCCATGTCACCTTACCTTCGAGCCTATGGTTTGACTTGTTCTACCCAAGCTCTATAGAATTGTGAACATGTCTGGTGTACAGAGGAGTCACAAAGAGATTAGGTCTTCCTACCTCAAGTATTTAATACCTTATTTGAGAACTTGTACTTGGTAGTCAGGTGGTGTGGTATCAAAACGACATAAAATTGAGAAACTGTTTTCTGCATATCTGACTTGGTTGCTTACTTTCTTGTTGGCCTGTATAAAGTGAGATATGAATCTGAAAATTTGATGTTATGTCTAGGATTTGCTGATGGTTAGTGTTTCATGGATTAATCTCTGTTGTTTCATTGCTTTCAGAGATGTACCATCTTCAGTTTCTCATGACATGGACCTCAAAGAATAGATCAGCAGGAAAAGGTTTGCTACAATATCAGAAACCCAGTTCTTTTGACCTCAACAAGGAACACAAGTTGTGAGAACAACGGCTAAGAAAGCTGTGGTGAGAACAACATTGCCAAAGAGGTAACTGCACCTCAAATGCCAAAGGATCTTCCGAGTTCATATTTTGATTATTTTCTAATATCCTGGAACAGGGAAAAATGTGAGACAATTTTTCATGGCACGATAGGAGGTACCTGTACTTGATGTTTTATACCAGCCATATTAGGGAACGAAGTAATCAAGGCTAGGCAGAGTAACATATATGTGATATTAGTGTTATGGTTGAAATCGAACGTCCCAAACACTGTTCAAAAGTTTTCTATTGTATCGACTGATATTCAACTCGGAGAAATCCATGCGTTCAGCAGTATGTACTAGGTTTTGCAAATCATGATAAACTCTCATATAATGGACTTTGAAGGCTACAAGCTAAAATTATTTAATCAACTCCGTCAATCTGAAGTTATATATGAACAAGATAACAGCATCTATATATAACCTGACATATATAAAAATGCACCCAGATTAGTGAGTGCAACAAATCATGGACTATGAGCTATTCAATCTGATATTTTGTCAAATAGAAATTGAAATCTTTTGTAGCAACTGATGGAGCGCTGTCTCAGCTGATCAAGGAACCGGATGGTGTCCCCAATCAATCTTGTAGTCTTATTCAGCAACAATGGAATTCGAATTTCCAGTTGACATTAACATTGATTGACGAAAACTGGTTGAAAATGAAGAGGGGTTGCTAGATTTGTGAATAGTCTCATCTCCCAGTGTTTGGTACTAGTGAGTTCCTGCAACATATGGGGGATACATCGTGTGAAGTGTCTCTCCTGAATTCTTCAATCTTGTGAACCTGGCATTGAGCAAAACTGGATGTTCAGTTCTCATCTACAGTAAATCACTAAGATGGACTGAAACATTGCTTGAAATGAAGCGGAATTACCAGTTTGGTGAATACTATCTTCCATCTATCTCCCACTTGCTTCTTCAAATGTTCGGTTACCACTGGTGAATTACTGCAAAAAAAGATTTGAGACATTATATTCAAGTATGCTAAGTCTTGATGTTTTGACATCATTCTATGAACCAAAATCGGTGTGTGACTTGATCAAGATCAAAATTCATCTATGTTAAAGGCACGAGGAAGAATTACCAGACTGAATTTTTCATAGCATGTGGTAAACATCAGAACGTTGGAGGATCAATGTCGTGGTTCTACGCAAATTGTACCCCATTATGAAGAACTGGCTTTAGTTACACCAGATTTGCACACTGCAACACCAAGATATATACAATACACCTGTTTAAGTATCACATCTTTTTGAAAGAGAGTTATAACTTTGAACATGCAATACTTACATTTAACTTTTCAGCAGAATAGCAATAACAAGAACCAGCTGAGGGAATGTTAGCACCAATCAAGAGCTTCTCAGATCTTTTCTGCAAAAATAAGCTGGGGAGATAAGAGCAGATTTTTAATTTAGCGACCCATTACAGAACAATAAAATGTTTAGGAAACCGAGTTTATACCTGGAGTACGCTTTTGATTGCCCAACATTTCAGCTGTAGCCTTGTGATTGACAATGTCTTCCTTCAGTAATAGTCTAGTTCGAAATTGTGCCTTGAAGCAGAAAGAAGCACATTTGAAGTTGCAACAAATTCAGCATATATTACAAAGAATAAAATGGACATGTCCCTATTGCGATGCATTGTGTACTATTCATGAAATGGAAAAAAAAAAAATTAGAAGTTTAGGACCACTTTGAGCGAATTTGTAAAAAACTAATGATGATCAACCATACATTAGTAACTATACCAAATCAGAATGAAATGTACATACCTCTCCCATTGTTGTATTTTTAATAGGTGTGTCGCACCTATGGGGAGGAAACTGACAAGCTTTGGCAGACTCAACAATGTCAATGACTGTAGCTTTCGGAAATGTTCAGCAATCACTTGGCAGCCACAGCATACACTTTCCAAGCTAGCAAGGTTGTAAAGACATAGTGACTCCAAGGTGGGGAAGCCATTAAGCTTGATAATAGGAGATGTAACTTCAGCCAGCATTGTTTTGCACATGTAGATGTTTCAGTTGCTGACAACCATTACTACCTAATAGATGAAATATATCATCACTAATCCCTCCAGTATATCCAGGTACAAGTGTTCAGAACTCCTCAGCAGCATTTTAAGACCTTTGTCCAACTGATTGCTCGTAGTGAGCTTGAGTTTTAGTGTCTTGAAGGGTTTATCAAAATCATTCCATCCCCATGCGTCACCAATAACTATGTGGAACCGTTCTAACTGAGGGAACAAGTTATGTTAGCATCCAGAATATGTACGTCTAATGCGGTTAGTCGGGATAAGCTCTTCAGCTCGGAAAGGCTAGCATTACTCCTTGTTTGACTTCTGATGACTCCTTCAGTCTCCCACCGGTTAAAGCTGTCCATTCCCATTCTGAGAGGTTCAAGTCCTTTCAAGCTTGATATCACATCAGGTGAAATCAGTACAAGTTCAGAGCAACTGGTGAACTGCAACAACTTCAGCCGAGTCAATTCCCTATTTCTTTCGGGACCTGCTTGATCTGAGATCTAAAAAAGATAAGAATATCAAGGTTTCGTAGCTGTCCAACAAGAGTAATATCTCCCAACACACCAATCAAGACACAATGTTTGAAGATTTGTTAAGAACTGAAGAGATGGAGGTATCGATGGAATACAGAGTCCAGTTAAATCCAACACCTTGAGTGCTTTCATCTCTTCAAAAAAGTTGCATGGGATTTTTAGCGAGCCATCACTACTGCACCCAAATAAAACATTTTTGTTTCTTGACATTTCCATGGTACTTCAGGAAGCTTAAGCATATTGCAGAATTGGAAATAGATCATAGTGCACTTCTCAAAGAAATCCTGATTTGGCCATTCTTTCCACTGATCTTGATTTGTTCCAAGCAGGACATGTTGATCTCTGGATGCAATCCATATTGCAACATTGCGTACGAGTTCATGCATTCTGACCAAACAAGAATCTACAGGTCGTTTGACCAATGAATGCAATGCATTCTGTGCTTCTTCCACTGTGTCAAACGTTTTTAAGCAAACCCAAACCCATCGCATATTTCAACATATCACCAAGAGAAATATTAGTCATTATTGGCCATAATTCCACAGAGCAAGAACAATGGCTTAAGCTCCTCATCATCCAACTGATTGTAACTCCACTCCAGGGCCAAGTATCCTTTTTCTGTCAACCCTTTTTTCTCAAACCTTTTCAAGCGTCTCAAGGCATCTTTCCATGCATCTACAGTACTATTTCTTAATGCACTTGCAATTGTAACAACTAAAATAGGCAATTTTGGCCACTTGGGCTGCTATTTTCCAGGTGGGGGGGAGTTATCTTTAACAACACCACCTGCCATTTTCTCAGACAGACTGCAATTTTCTTCTTCACTCAGGAATTCAAGTCGAAACTCTTTTCGTGTATGCATGTCGGAGGACAATACTTCTCGACTTGTAGATGTCAACAGTATATTACAAGTTGCTACACCGGGAAGTCCCACAGCTTCCAAATCAATTCGTCCCCAGACATCATCCAATATCACAAGAATCCTCTTGTCTTTAATCCTGTCACATATATGGCATGCTCTTCCTGCTATAGTCTGACTTTCAAGGACATCCATACCCCATTTTTCAGCAATTTCTTTTTGAATTCTTTTAAGGTCTGGTTTATGATTCACGTCGAGTACTATCACCATCATCAAATAACTTCTCTCTCGTGGCTTGTCTAAAAACTTCTTTGGAAAGTGTAGTCTTCCCCACTCCACCAACACCGTACTCCCCAATCATGTTGGTATCAGGATTTCTCAGTTCCTCCATGATTCTCTTCACAACTGAAATCCTTGATTCAAAGGCCAGGTACTCTTGGGAAGGAATGCCACATATTTCAAATGGTGGAACACTGTATGAAACACTTGTAAATACTCTTTTCTTAACCTTCTGTGAAATTTCTGTTGACTCCTTGCTTATCCGGTAATGAAGAATGAGATTGGGAAATAACCCAAGAAAGAAGTTGTTCTTTACGTGGCGTTCATCTTCCAAGAATGTATGTACCTCTCCACTGACCAAGTCCACATTTTGCAGCCACTTTTCAACATCAGCTTCAACTCTTTTACCTTGTCTATTAACTTCATCAATGGTATGCTGCATCCTGTCTTTGGCAGCATTTACGTTCTCCACTCGACTCCTAAGATTTTGAAGGTGGGTGTTATAGTATATCAGATAACCCACTTGCGTCCAATCGGTTCGATGGTATAGTCAGCAATTATGCCAACAAGCTCAGAAACAATTGCAGTAAAAAACTCCATGCTACTTGTTACCTAAATATCACAAGAAATCAAGGCTTTTAAGGACTGAAAGTACATATATTGTTTTTCACAAGAATTAAAGCATCTTGTGTTACTGCTAGCCATATAATTCCGGTTTAGAGTTGAATGCAGTTCCTTCGTAAATCTGCTTGTACTTTCCATAAGTTAAGGGAAGCAGAATCTGATTCAGCATACAGAATAAAACTTTTCTAAACTCTATCCTAAGCATAATTAGTTTTACTTGCAATGCTATTTGAACATAAACTGAAAACAAACAGTAATAATAACAAATGAAACGCAGGGCAACTGAAATCAAAGAAGGTGATTAAAGAACTTACCTTATCTCCTATTGGTTATGAACGAATTTAGTTGCTCATTCCCTTAGACTCGTGTACTCCATTTTCCCCTTCCAAGTTTCTCCATATTTGGGTTGGCTTTTTAGTTTTGGGAATTAGAGCAAACAATGAAAACAAGAAGGGAAACCAGAAGATGAAGGGTTGCTGCAATAAAGGACCTGCAACTTTGCAGGGACCAGGGGAGAAGCCAATAATATAAACAAATGAACATAATAAATCATTGTCTTTGACTCAATCTTAAACTGAAAGTGTGAATGATAAAGTTGGATGGGTGAATCATAATCATGAAAGAGGAACCCCAAGAACTTCAACAGAACAATTCAGATACAGTCCAAAACCTGCTTTAAATAATCCACATTCCACTGGCCAAGTTGTTTCTAATTCTTTTGTGCCTATATGCAAGTCACTATCTAGTCAACAGCCAAGTATATCGTTTTGGATCCACTAGCATGTCATATTGCTAAACTCTTCATTTCTCAGCATAAACTAAAGGACTGACTCTGTTCCAAGTCTTCATATAATTGTAATTTTTGTTTGAGTCTTCAGAATCTTCAGTGAATTTCCAAATTTCTGAAACAAAAACTTTCGGTAGGCCTTTAATTTGGTTTTTTTGGTAAAGACAGTAGGAGCTATTGAAGTTCAAAGCTGCAAAAGTGTTAATTTTGAAATAGAGAAATTTGGAAGCCAAAAGTATAAAATCCATTAAAAGTAAATCAAGATTAAGAATGGTGGTAATAAGTCAATAGTCATTACCAGAAAGACGCTAGCTAAAGTAATAGTCACAGATGATCAAACAGGTGACCCTTTCAAATCCTAACTATTTTCTTCTCTATTTTAGTTCTGCAATAGCATTCATACTTCCCCCAGTACAAGTCCTTTAACTGATAAAGCTCTCAAATAGAGAAATGTGTATGCTAGAAGTTTAAGGTGAAACTATTCCAATTCATTCGATGTACATATAGGTCCCAACCCGAATTAGTAAGCAGATGTTAGAAACTTCAGCAAGCAAGGGATTTAAACGCGATAGGAGACATACATGTCACATTCTGTCAAATAAAGAGTAAGAAGACATGCAAATTTCTTGTGTAGGAACTTAACTAAACACATTCTTCAGTTTCGGAACTGTCACGAGCCGCATTCTCTCTGCTAAATGGTCCAAAAGAGCTTTAAGGTATCAATCATGCATAGGGTCGTCGATCAAGCGCTGATAGAAAAGCTTATAAGCCTCCAAAACTTCAAGATACCACATAGCCTCTCGATCAGGGGAGGCCGAAAGATCAACCATCTTGTGAATCTGCCATTCCGCAGCAAAAAACCAAGTTACATTTCCATCTAGTCACTATTATTTACAACAGCTCACGTATGCTTCTTCGACACCATAAATATGACACATCCGAATCTAACTACCTTTTCAAACAATCAAACTATTTTCCTAAACATACCCACATTACAAATCTTAGTTTCCTTATTTGGGTTCCTCTTGAAAAATCAAAAACAATAATAATTTACCTGAATCATTGGGGGCTCATCTGTACGGAGAGTGTAGCGTCCGAGAGCCAATACATACATTCCCACTGTCCAGGAGCGGCGGCGGAAGTCGGGAGAGAGGCAAAGCTCGATGAGGCCGGTGCCATCGTCGAGGAGGAAGCGGTCGGAGTCGGGGGAGGCGGAGACCAGAATGCCCTGTAACCAGGCGCGTTGGAAGAGGATGCCGTCGAGGTTCATGGCGTTGTCGAGAGGGGATTCGACTGCGTGCTTTAGATGGGCGCAGAGCAGCTTCACCGCTGCTTGGCTGTAGTCCATCGCTCTCTCTCTCTCTCTCCAAGTGTTTGAAAATTGAGAGCCAACTCTGTGAAATGTGAATGTTACCTCCTTCTCAGTCCAGTCACTTTTTATTTATTTTTTATATTCTTTTTATTGCTCCGAGTTTAGTACCTGCATCTCAACATCGGGAGGTTTGGGGTTTTAGCATGAGGAAGCATAAGCTGGACAAATCTCGGCTTTTAGACCGAGTTATTAGAAGAGAATTAGTTTGCTCAAGGCAGGGTGAGCGGGACACAAATCAATGTAAATCAAGCAAATCAGGGTCGGATGGTAATGAGAGTTATTCGAGCGGTACTAGCGAATTAAGTACAAGGCCGAAAAGGAAAAGAACCGCCAGAGTTTCAAGAATCGAGTGTCCCGCCCAAATTACAGTGAATTAGGATTCCCAACGTGAGGCGTTTTTATGTCCTCGTTTCACACAGAACACAACCATCCTCTTACCTGATTACCGCATATGCAGTTTATGAGGGCTAATCGATCTGTTACGGAGCCTTACCTTGTTCAGGTGATGTCATTGAAAAAAGTCTGTGTTGGTACAACACGTGCCTATGAGTTCCTCGTACATCAAGCATTAGGGCATGAGTTTGTGGGATTTACAGTGAGGGACTTTTACAACAAAGTTCAAGTGGAGCACGGCAAAATAATGCTGGACGGGGATGCACAATGTTAAATTACTTAGATAAATATGAAAGCCATCTGAGACCCTCAATTCTATTGCATATTTAGTATGAATGTCGATGGGAGGCTTGCCAATATGTTTTGGCATGATGGAAAATCGCTCAACGATTACAATTCATTCGGTGATGTTCTTGTATTCGACAGTACATACAACGATTACAACATATATGGAAGCCTTTGGCGGTTTTTGTTGGAAGCAACACTCATAGAGGCATGGTACTGTTTGGGTGTAAATTGCTAGTTGATGAAACAGAGGAAACTTACAACTGGGTGTTAACATGTCACATCCCGGTTCTTAAGTTATTTTACGGTTATTTACTTTTGGTATTACTTTGGTCTTTTACCATTTTGAGTAACTGTTTTCTATTCAAGGACCCTATAGTTGACTTTTTGTAGGAAAATTATTTTAGAAAAATTTCTTTAAGAAAGTCATAGAGGACATTAATACGAATCCATGGACATGCTATACGTTAAAATCGGAGTTCGTATGTAAAAGTTATGGTGTAAAATGTAAAGTTACTATTTTCAGTCGGGAGTATAAAAAGGGAAACTTACCAGTTGGGGTAAGGTAGAAAAATCAGAAATTACTTTCTCTCTCTCTCCTCTCCCCGCGCCTCTCCTTCGCTGGATCTTCTCCACCTTCGTCTTTCGCCGTCCGGCCGAGTTAGGCGGCAAGGTGGGTATCAAAACAAAGCTCGAACCATCCTCGATCGATCTAAGTAGCTGATCGGTGGTGTCGCGCCGCCATGAAGGAGAAAACATGCAGAGAAGTCACGGCTGTGCGTGGCGGAGGCGTTGCTGGAATTCCCTTCTCCGACCGCCATAGCCAAAGCTGCTTGTCTCGTTTGGAAGCTCTCCTCTTGTACAGCAAACCCTCAAAAGGATTCACTCCCTCTTGGTCTAGGTAAAGAGAATCAGGTGTTTGAATTTCTAGGGTTCCTTATTATGTTTTTGTTCGATTGACCTAGTTAAGCTTGAAATTAGGTTTTGTGCTAGTTAGGAAAGTTGTAGAGCAGGTCAAGAGGAAGATGTTGTTAAATTCTGGTAGGCTTTGGGGGTCGCCGGAGTCGGTCGCCGGCCGCCACTGCCAGCGGAGCAGACGGCAGCGCCACCGCTGTAAGGGGGGCTTTTCAGGATTTTAAATGTGTTATATTAAGGGGAATTTAATGATGTGAAGTTTGGAATTGTTTGAGGAGTTTTGGTTAGGTTTGAGATTTTTCAAAGATTGAAAATGTTGGCGGTTGTTAGAATGAAAATCCGGCCGTTGGATTTCCTTAGTATTTATTTTAGAATGTTAGAATTGATGAATTAAGGTTGTGGTGGAGTTTGATGTGAATCCGGTAAGCTTAACCCTAGTAAGAGTAGTGGGTTAAGCGGAAGAGATTTGAGTGTTTATATTCAAGTATTTATTTTTCCAAAATCGAAGAGTAGACCTAAACATATTCATTGTGCTAAGATACGAAGAGAACCTCGTTTGAGTGGCGATGCGGATATCATCAAGCTTATGCCGAAATTTGTGAGTGAAAATTTTGGTTTTAAATAAATATGCATGCAAGATTTTATAATTTATTATTTTATTTTCCTAGTTTATATTATAATTTCGGCTTATGAAATGATCTTGGAAAATATTTGAGATTGAAGCATTGATTAATTATAAGTCATGATTCATGGATTTGAGCTCAGATTACTAATCTGGTATTTGAGTTTGGATATTCTTTATAAATTCCAGATTTTATTATGATTGCTTTATTTGTGGACTTGAGATTTATAAAAGATTTCCGAAAATGAGATTTTCGGTAGTTCGCTATTTATAATTTTCGTATTTATTTGTGGAATATCGATCTTGACCTTGAGAATATTTTAGCGAGTATTTTGGTTTGAGAAATTAATTACGATTTTTACTTGTTAATTAAATCTCGCTTATATTATAGCTTTGAGAATATTTTGACGTGTGAGACACGTCATTGAGTTTTAATATAATTTCTTATGTTGATTTTCAAGTACGGTTGGGAACCGTACCATTCGTACGATCTTGGGGAAGTTTAATGGATTTAAGTGATTTCGTATGTTTTTAGTCACCATAATATAGGGTCGCTTATATTTCATTACTAGCTAGCTTTATTAGCGGTCCTCACCATAGGTGAATCGAGCGCTTAGCGTGGGACGCTATTATAGCCTGAGAGGCACCGATCGGATATTATTATTTATTGCTAGCTACCCTTATTAGCGGTCCTCACCATAGGTGAGTTGAGCACTTAGCGTGGGACGCTACTATAGCCTGGGAGGCACCGACCTGAGCCTTGGAGACTCCTCTTACATGGTGATAACTCTTCCCCTTATTTTATTTTTCTCAGTTATGTATTTGATTAACCAGTAGGGCTGGTTTATCTCTTCTTACGAGATTTCTTTATTTGATTAACCAGCGGGGCTGGTTTGTCCATTCTATTGGGTTTCTGGAATTTAAGTTATATGATTTAAGAAAGTTGCGTGCAGCTAAGTTTTTAAAACTGAAACGTCAGAAAGTATTTAAATTATTTATTTTGTTAATTTATTTAATTTATTTTTGTCCACTCACTCTAACGTTTTTAAATTACTTTCCCCTAGGCTCTTTGGTTTTAAATGCTCAATTTGCAGGCTAAGTTTAATTGAGGTCAAGCGTACATGGAGTCGAGACATAGTCAGAGGCTGCTTCCGCTTAATCTTTATTCATTATTATTCTTTCATTATTAGATTTGCTCTGATAACCAGTTAGTGAATTAATGTTGTCTTTGTTGTTGGTCGTGGAATTCCAGAAGTTAGTATTTGATATTTTGGGGGATGTGATGAACTTGGGGAGCAAGAAGGCTCCAGGTGTTGAGGCTGGTTTGTTTGGTTATAGAAGTGTAAGTTGGATTTTTCAGGTAAGGGTTGTCCATTTTCAAGGTAGATTATGCCGAATTTTCGGTAAATTTTCCTTGGAGGTGGACCCCGTAAGACTTACCTCGGGTTTTAGGGTGAAATTCGGGGTGGGTCCTGACATAACATCCTTTCTTACTTCCATGAATCATAAGCAACTCATTTCAGTTATTACCGACAGTGATGCAACAATGAGAAATGATGTGGCTACTATGATGCCACAAGCTCATCATCGTCTATGTGCATGGCATATTGGTAAGACTGTGTGTTCGCATTTGGGGGATGTGAAAAAACAGAGAGGTTTCTACCATTTGTTATTTTTTGAAATTAGTGTTGATGACTAGAGTTGGTGTGGCAACGCTTTGTTTCAATGAACATGTTAGGAAACAACACTTGGATTCAGGGGATGTACGAGAAAAAAGAACGGTGGGCGGGGGCTTTTCTAATGTATGCGCATACCCTTGTGTCAATTCATCCATCATATTCAATCAAGACATACAAGAGCTTGAATTTAACTACTAAACTCACTAGGCATACTCTTAAATCACACAAGTGTTTAAGGTTAAAGTGTATCACTCAAATAAAATTCTAAAAGATGTTCATATGCTTGTTCTTTGATCTCATCTCCACTAATCAAATTGCAAATTATTTGGATCAAGAGGACTTTTGCAAGGTTGTAACGGGACCATTGGGTTAAAGTTAATTAATGAAATAAAAGGAAAAGAAAATCAAACCTTCTTAAGAAACTAGCAGAGCAACTTCAAGGACATTTTGAAACTTATTTTCAAGTACTCACTCTCTTAGTAAAGTGTCCACCGTACCATTCTATCCTCCAAACTTTTTACTTTCTCAATTTATTGACTCTCTTTTTTTTTTTCTTTTTCTTTTTTTCTTTTCTTACTCCTTTCCACAATTTTTTTCCCCTTTTGCATTTTTCTTTTCTTTGAACATTTTTTTTTCAACTTTTTTTTTTCTTAAACTTTCTCACATTGCACAACCAAAAACCCCAACACTTGTTTGAGAGCACTTGGAACATGGAGTCACTATCATCGCTTCACTAGCACCTAATAAGAGGGCCGGTTAGTGTTTAAGCTAAAAGTTAGAGTTAATGTGGGTTAACAAATAAAAAGGCTAAAAATGTTAGTCTCAAAAGGAGTTAACATAAAGATTAGTGTTTAGTAGGATTATGATTAGTTTGGCCATGGTGCTAATCTAGTGCCTCCATCGTCTCCAAAACATCACAAATTTAAAACAAAGTGTCGAGAGGTCTAAAATAAGTTCTAGAGATGCACACCAATTGGAATTTGCACATATGAAGAACAAGTGACATGAAAAATGCATGTTCACAATATAAGGCTCAAAATATCTCACAATAAATCATGCAAGACTCGTACAAGTCTAGATATGCTCTTTCAAATCTAATGAAGTAACTACAACACTACAAAAGCATAATCCGTGAAAGTCATTAACCAATGATTGAGCTCAAGCGACCTAAAACATGCTCACTCTTTCATTCAACTCAAATGTGGACATATTCATCCTCGGAACTAGTCAAAGACGATATATAACCACTCAATTTTCACAAGAAAAAAATTAAATTAAAATAGCACACAAAAAGAAAAAGAAAGGTTTATACAAACCTCACCCCCACACTTGAACTTAACATTGTCCTCAATGTTAAGATGACAAAATCATGCAAAACCGCAATGAGAAATTGAAGTGTGAAGAAAGGTTGGGCGAAGGCCCAAAATAACTAACAACTGTGGTCAAGAAAAGTTAAAGAGTACTCCCTTTGTAGATCTCCCAATGCACACGACCTTCGGTGAAGATACGAAAGACACCAACCTCAAAGAAACAAGGCCTTGACTTTCTCCAAGAAAAATGCACTTCACACGCCACCATGAAAACAGTGAATTGCAGCTTGACCTCTGCCCGTGAAAATTGCTCTCTAGGGCTCTATATCATGTGTGGCCAATTCAAAC from Fragaria vesca subsp. vesca linkage group LG3, FraVesHawaii_1.0, whole genome shotgun sequence harbors:
- the LOC101309042 gene encoding uncharacterized protein LOC101309042, producing the protein MDYSQAAVKLLCAHLKHAVESPLDNAMNLDGILFQRAWLQGILVSASPDSDRFLLDDGTGLIELCLSPDFRRRSWTVGMYVLALGRYTLRTDEPPMIQIHKMVDLSASPDREAMWYLEVLEAYKLFYQRLIDDPMHD